Proteins from a genomic interval of Xiphophorus maculatus strain JP 163 A chromosome 7, X_maculatus-5.0-male, whole genome shotgun sequence:
- the lcmt2 gene encoding tRNA wybutosine-synthesizing protein 4, which produces MWSREIEEEDVCSGKLDGVVATRARKKQRKGSDTAVQGTNDSSVVSKASAAAQGYFRDPFIQHFVCKVSRRAPLINRGYFVRWRAVDHCVRRFLLITAKCPKRQVLSLGAGFDSLYFRLCADGALDGTAVFEVDFPDVARRKAALVTSNATLRGMLDPCLSPIPQPGPVYMCSSQYRLLGVDVREESQTEEALSAAGLDWAAPTLILSEVVLTYMETQRSDAVIGWAAKRLPWSLFVMYEQIRPDDPFGRVMQDHFLKLNSTLHALQQYPDLSAQRQRFLDKGWERCVCVDMNTFYLGLVPQEERDRIETLEPFDEHEEWHQKCSHYFILTASRGALMEQALLSQASVPSVSPSWGSTQLKASTVPVCLEGLGLASTWMRLEGLLLTGGSSRGGRVTQPRSLVRDQNGWRSTSVEASADLGVRLYHTVTPLPRGGGAVVYGGRSSPLRPNSDLFKLTFDLSAAKAPRPDAEKVQVEPMDCTGNPPPPRFRHTATVVRHKGRHFLFVFGGKNQSACALGDSSFLSLDQQHWTEFPVGGDVPAARHSHSACSYLGSVVVFGGLSREGEPLGDLSLLTPTERGFDWIRVAVHPPPVPRYSHCAHVFGDKLIAVGGAWMHSDGVPGVVIISLSTYSSMEFRLDTSSVPWPLMLHSFCSELTDSEELALLLIGGGGNCFSFGTHLNPQPISVCLQPIFDYLQPPGL; this is translated from the exons ATGTGGTCCAGagaaatagaagaagaagacgtTTGCAGTGGAAAGCTCGATGGCGTCGTGGCAACAAGAGCCAGAAAGAAGCAGAGAAAGGGCAGCGATACGGCG GTGCAGGGAACCAACGACAGCAGCGTGGTGAGCAAGGCTTCGGCTGCCGCGCAGGGATACTTCAGGGACCCTTTCATCCAGCACTTTGTGTGTAAAGTATCTCGAAGAGCCCCGCTTATCAACAG GGGCTACTTTGTGCGCTGGAGAGCTGTGGACCACTGTGTGAGGCGTTTCCTTCTCATCACTGCGAAATGTCCAAAGAGACAG GTTCTGTCGCTGGGCGCCGGCTTCGACTCTCTGTATTTCCGCCTCTGTGCAGACGGAGCTCTGGACGGAACCGCCGTGTTTGAGGTGGATTTTCCTGATGTGGCTCGGCGCAAAGCTGCTCTGGTCACTTCTAATGCAACACTGAGAGGGATGTTGGACCCCTGCCTGTCTCCGATTCCTCAACCAG GGCCTGTTTACATGTGCAGCAGCCAGTACCGCCTGTTAGGGGTGGATGTTAGGGAGGAATCTCAGACGGAGGAGGCTCTGAGTGCAGCTGGTCTGGACTGGGCCGCTCCCACCCTGATCCTCTCTGAAGTGGTGCTCACCTACATGGAAACCCAACG GTCAGACGCCGTGATCGGCTGGGCAGCAAAGCGCCTACCATGGTCCCTCTTCGTGATGTACGAGCAGATCCGTCCCGACGATCCCTTTGGCCGCGTCATGCAGGACCATTTCTTGAAGCTCAATTCAACTCTGCACGCCCTGCAGCAGTACCCAGATCTGTCGGCACAGAGGCAAAGGTTCCTGGACAAG GGCTGggagcggtgtgtgtgtgtggacatgAATACATTCTACTTGGGGCTGGTCCCCCAGGAGGAGCGGGACAGAATAGAAACCCTGGAGCCGTTCGACGAGCACGAG GAATGGCACCAAAAGTGTTCCCACTACTTCATCCTGACCGCATCTCGAGGCGCTCTGATGGAGCAGGCTCTGCTCAGTCAGGCCTCAG TACCGTCCGTCAGTCCGAGCTGGGGCTCCACACAGCTGAAGGCGAGCACAGTTCCGGTGTGTTTGGAAGGCTTGGGGTTGGCCTCTACCTGGATGAGGTTAGAGGGGCTGCTGCTGACTGGAGGGTCCAGCAGAGGAGGCAGGGTGACGCAGCCCAGATCCCTGGTCAGGGATCAGAACGGCTGGAGGTCCACCAGCGTCGAAGCATCAGCAGATCTGG GCGTGCGGCTCTATCACACGGTTACCCCCCTtccaagaggaggaggagcggtGGTGTACGGCGGACGCTCCTCACCGCTCCGACCCAACTCCGACCTGTTTaaactgacctttgacctgtccGCTGCCAAGGCACCGCGTCCAGACGCAGAGAAGGTTCAGGTGGAGCCAATGGACTGTACGGGGAATCCTCCCCCACCAAGATTTAGACACACTGCCACAGTGGTCCGGCACAAAG GcagacacttcctgtttgtgtttggtgGAAAGAACCAATCAGCTTGTGCTCTGGGTGACAGCAGCTTCCTGAGTCTGGACCAGCAGCACTGGACTGAG TTTCCAGTAGGGGGCGATGTACCAGCGGCTCGCCATTCACACTCTGCTTGTTCATATCTCGGCTCCGTTGTTGTGTTTGGAGGTCTGAGCCGAGAGGGTGAACCTCTGGGTGATCTGAGCCTCCTGACGCCGACAGAACGAGGCTTCGATTGGATCAGAGTAGCTGTACATCCACCTCCTGTTCCCAG gTATTCTCACTGCGCGCATGTGTTTGGTGATAAGCTGATTGCGGTGGGCGGAGCCTGGATGCATTCAGATGGCGTTCCTGGCGTCGTCATCATCAGCCTCAGCACATACAGCAGCATGGAGTTCAGACTGGACACG agctCCGTGCCCTGGCCTCTGATGCTCCACTCCTTCTGCTCTGAGCTGACAGACTCAGAAGAACTGGCTCTGCTCCTGATTGGAGGAGGCGGGAACTGTTTCTCCTTCGGGACTCATCTGAACCCTCAGCCCAtctctgtgtgtctgcagccTATCTTTGACTACCTGCAGCCTCCTGGGCTTTAA
- the ankrd44 gene encoding serine/threonine-protein phosphatase 6 regulatory ankyrin repeat subunit B isoform X2, whose protein sequence is MAVLKLADQPPLIQAIFSGDPEEIRMLIYKSEDINALDPDKRTPLHAAAFLGDAEIIELLILSGARVNAKDNMWLTPLHRAVASRSEDAVRVLIRHSADVNARDKNWQTPLHVAAANNALRCAEVIIPLLSSVNVSDRGGRTALHHAALNGHTEMVNLLLAKGANINAFDKKDGRALHWAAFMGHLEVVRQLVSQGAEISCKDKRGYTPLHAAASSGQLPVVKHLLNLAVEIDEANAFGNTALHVACFNGQDAVVSELIDYGANVSQPNNKGFTPLHFAAASTHGALCLEFLVNNGADVNVQSRDGKSPLHMTAVHGRFTRSQTLIQNGGEIDSVDKDGNTPLHIAARYGHELLINTLITSGADCTRRGVHGMFPLHLAALNAHSDCCRKLLSSGFQIDTPDSLGRTCLHAAAAGGNVDCVKLLLSSGGEHNRRDKCGRTPLHYAAASRHFQCLETLVACGIDINATDQWGRSALHYAAASDLDRRRRVALEPESEGVQAEREKEAALCLEFLLQSGATASVKDKQGYSPVHYAAAFGHRHCLELLLNRDDGPQEEPESPHARSPLHLAAYHGHAQALEVLLQGEREVDQADEAGRTPLALAALRGHTDCVHTLLSQGASPHSSDQQYGRSPVHLAVMNGHTTCVRLLLDESDGAELIDAADSQGQTPLMLAVAGGHVDAVSLLLEREANVNVADSHGLTALHLGLLCGQEECIQCLLEQEASVLLGDSRGRTAIHLAAARGHASWLSELLSIACSESPSLPPLRDHGGYTPLHWACYYGHEGCVEVLLEQKGCRCIDGNPFTPLHCAVLNDHEPCASLLLEAMGSDIAGCSDAKGRTPLHAAAFSGHVDCIHLLFSHDAPVDTADQSGRTALMMAAEKGRAEALDLLLTSANANLSLTDKDGNTALHLACSNGKEDCALLIMEKMSDSSLINATNAALQTPLHLAARSGLKKAVQDLLSRGANVQTADENALELPPQAPC, encoded by the exons GATCCAGATAAACGCACCCCGCTGCATGCGGCAGCATTCCTGGGAGATGCAGAGATCATCGAGCTCCTCATCCTCTCCG GGGCCAGAGTCAATGCCAAAGATAACATGTGGCTTACCCCTCTGCATCGCGCCGTGGCATCCCGCAGTGAG GACGCCGTGCGGGTTCTGATCCGACACTCTGCAGACGTGAACGCGCGGGACAAGAACTGGCAGACGCCGCTGCACGTCGCCGCCGCCAACAACGCTCTGAGGTGCGCCGAGGTCATCATCCCACTGCTGAGCAGCGTGAACGTGTCGGACCGCGGCGGGCGGACCGCGCTGCACCACGCCGCCCTCAACGGCCACACAGAG ATGGTGAACCTTCTGCTTGCTAAAGGAGCGAACATCAACGCCTTCGACAAGAAGGACGGCCGAGCGCTGCATTGGGCCGCTTTCATGG gtcaTTTGGAAGTAGTGCGTCAGCTGGTGAGTCAGGGTGCAGAGATCAGCTGTAAGGACAAGCGGGGGTACACGCCTCTTCACGCTGCAGCGTCCAGCGGACAGCTGCCCGTGGTCAAACATCTGCTCAACCTGGCGGTAGAG ATTGACGAGGCCAATGCCTTCGGCAACACGGCGCTCCACGTCGCCTGTTTCAACGGCCAGGACGCCGTCGTCAGTGAGCTGATCGACTACGGCGCCAACGTCAGCCAGCCCAACAACAAAGGCTTCACCCCGCTGCACTTCGCTGCTGCCTCCACACACGGAGCACTCTGTCTGGAGTTCCTGGTCAACAACGGGGCTGATGTTAACGTGCAG AGCCGAGATGGGAAGAGTCCTCTTCACATGACAGCGGTTCATGGTCGTTTTACCCGCTCACAGACACTCATCCAGAACG GTGGAGAGATCGACAGCGTGGATAAGGACGGCAACACTCCGCTTCACATTGCCGCCCGCTACGGCCACGAACTCCTCATAAACACGCTCATCACTAGTGGAGCGGACTGCACAAG ACGAGGAGTCCATGGGATGTTTCCTCTCCACCTGGCGGCCTTGAACGCTCACTCCGACTGCTGCAGGAAGCTGCTGTCCTCAG GCTTCCAGATAGACACCCCGGACAGCCTCGGAAGAACATGCCTGCACGCAGCCGCTGCTGGAGG TAATGTGGACTGTGTCAAACTGCTGCTGAGCAGTGGGGGGGAACACAACCGCAGAGACAAATGTGGCAG GACTCCGCTTCATTATGCAGCAGCCAGCCGTCACTTTCAGTGTCTGGAGACCCTGGTAGCTTGTGGCATTGATATTAATGCGACCGACCAGTGGGGGCGCTCTGCCCTGCACTATGCTGCTGCCTCAGACCTGGACAGAAG GCGGCGTGTTGCCCTGGAGCCAGAGAGCGAGGGAGTGCAGgcagagagggagaaggaggcTGCGCT ATGTTTGGAGTTCCTGCTGCAGAGCGGAGCGACGGCCTCGGTCAAAGACAAACAGGGCTACAGTCCTGTCCATTACGCTGCCGCCTTCGGACACAGGCACTGTCTGGAACTG CTGCTGAACAGAGATGATGGACCTCAAGAAGAACCTGAGTCTCCTCATGCCAGGAGCCCTCTGCACCTCGCT GCATACCACGGCCATGCCCAGGCTCTGGAGGTCCTTCTACAGGGAGAGAGGGAGGTGGACCAGGCAGACGAGGCAGGACGGACCCCTCTGGCCCTGGCCGCCCTCCGGGGCCACACCGACTGCGTTCACACGCTCCTCAGCCAAGGGGCATCGCCACACTCTAGTGACCAGCAGTATGGCCGTTCACCTGTTCACCTGGCAG TGATGAACGGCCATACGACGTGTGTGCGCCTCCTGCTGGATGAATCGGACGGTGCGGAGCTCATTGATGCCGCTGACTCTCAGGGACA GACTCCTCTGATGCTGGCGGTGGCTGGAGGTCATGTCGACGCCGTGTCACTGCTGCTGGAGCGGGAAGCCAACGTCAACGTGGCTGACAGCCACGGCCTCACAGCCCTCCACCTCGGG CTGCTGTGCGGTCAGGAGGAGTGCATCCAGTGTCTGCTGGAGCAAGAGGCCTCAGTGTTGCTAGGAGACTCTCGGGGTCGCACCGCCATCCACCTGGCTGCTGCGCGAGGCCACGCCTCCTGGCTGAGCGAGCTTCTGAGCATCGCCTGCTCAGAGTCGCCCTCTCTGCCCCCACTAAGAGACCACGGCGGGTACACACCTCTGCACTGGGCCTGCTACTATG GCCATGAAGGGTGTGTGGAGGTTCTGCTGGAGCAGAAAGGCTGCCGGTGCATCGACGGCAATCCGTTCACTCCTCTACACTGTGCGGT GTTGAACGATCATGAGCCGTGTGCGtcgctgctgctggaggccaTGGGGTCGGACATCGCTGGATGCAGTGATGCTAAGGGCAG GACTCCTCTCCACGCCGCGGCGTTCAGCGGCCACGTAGACTGCATCCATCTGCTCTTTTCCCATGATGCACCTGTGGACACCGCAGACCAGTCAGGCCGCACTGCACTCATGATGGCAGCTGAGAAGGGCCGGGCCGAAGCTCTTG ACTTGCTGTTGACCAGCGCTAACGCCAACCTCAGTCTAACAGACAAAGATGGCAACACCGCCCTGCATCTGGCTTGCAGTAAT GGGAAAGAAGACTGTGCATTGTTGATCATGGAGAAGATGTCTGACTCTTCACTCATAAATGCCACAAATGCAGCGCTGCAAAC TCCGCTCCACCTGGCCGCCCGCAGCGGCCTGAAGAAGGCGGTCCAGGATTTGCTGTCCAGAGGAGCCAACGTCCAGACGGCCGATGAGAACG CTCTGGAGCTCCCTCCCCAGGCTCCCTGCTGA
- the ankrd44 gene encoding serine/threonine-protein phosphatase 6 regulatory ankyrin repeat subunit B isoform X3: protein MAVLKLADQPPLIQAIFSGDPEEIRMLIYKSEDINALDPDKRTPLHAAAFLGDAEIIELLILSGARVNAKDNMWLTPLHRAVASRSEDAVRVLIRHSADVNARDKNWQTPLHVAAANNALRCAEVIIPLLSSVNVSDRGGRTALHHAALNGHTEMVNLLLAKGANINAFDKKDGRALHWAAFMGHLEVVRQLVSQGAEISCKDKRGYTPLHAAASSGQLPVVKHLLNLAVEIDEANAFGNTALHVACFNGQDAVVSELIDYGANVSQPNNKGFTPLHFAAASTHGALCLEFLVNNGADVNVQSRDGKSPLHMTAVHGRFTRSQTLIQNGGEIDSVDKDGNTPLHIAARYGHELLINTLITSGADCTRRGVHGMFPLHLAALNAHSDCCRKLLSSGFQIDTPDSLGRTCLHAAAAGGNVDCVKLLLSSGGEHNRRDKCGRTPLHYAAASRHFQCLETLVACGIDINATDQWGRSALHYAAASDLDRRRRVALEPESEGVQAEREKEAALCLEFLLQSGATASVKDKQGYSPVHYAAAFGHRHCLELLLNRDDGPQEEPESPHARSPLHLAAYHGHAQALEVLLQGEREVDQADEAGRTPLALAALRGHTDCVHTLLSQGASPHSSDQQYGRSPVHLAVMNGHTTCVRLLLDESDGAELIDAADSQGQTPLMLAVAGGHVDAVSLLLEREANVNVADSHGLTALHLGLLCGQEECIQCLLEQEASVLLGDSRGRTAIHLAAARGHASWLSELLSIACSESPSLPPLRDHGGYTPLHWACYYGHEGCVEVLLEQKGCRCIDGNPFTPLHCAVLNDHEPCASLLLEAMGSDIAGCSDAKGRTPLHAAAFSGHVDCIHLLFSHDAPVDTADQSGRTALMMAAEKGRAEALDLLLTSANANLSLTDKDGNTALHLACSNGKEDCALLIMEKMSDSSLINATNAALQTPLHLAARSGLKKAVQDLLSRGANVQTADENESR, encoded by the exons GATCCAGATAAACGCACCCCGCTGCATGCGGCAGCATTCCTGGGAGATGCAGAGATCATCGAGCTCCTCATCCTCTCCG GGGCCAGAGTCAATGCCAAAGATAACATGTGGCTTACCCCTCTGCATCGCGCCGTGGCATCCCGCAGTGAG GACGCCGTGCGGGTTCTGATCCGACACTCTGCAGACGTGAACGCGCGGGACAAGAACTGGCAGACGCCGCTGCACGTCGCCGCCGCCAACAACGCTCTGAGGTGCGCCGAGGTCATCATCCCACTGCTGAGCAGCGTGAACGTGTCGGACCGCGGCGGGCGGACCGCGCTGCACCACGCCGCCCTCAACGGCCACACAGAG ATGGTGAACCTTCTGCTTGCTAAAGGAGCGAACATCAACGCCTTCGACAAGAAGGACGGCCGAGCGCTGCATTGGGCCGCTTTCATGG gtcaTTTGGAAGTAGTGCGTCAGCTGGTGAGTCAGGGTGCAGAGATCAGCTGTAAGGACAAGCGGGGGTACACGCCTCTTCACGCTGCAGCGTCCAGCGGACAGCTGCCCGTGGTCAAACATCTGCTCAACCTGGCGGTAGAG ATTGACGAGGCCAATGCCTTCGGCAACACGGCGCTCCACGTCGCCTGTTTCAACGGCCAGGACGCCGTCGTCAGTGAGCTGATCGACTACGGCGCCAACGTCAGCCAGCCCAACAACAAAGGCTTCACCCCGCTGCACTTCGCTGCTGCCTCCACACACGGAGCACTCTGTCTGGAGTTCCTGGTCAACAACGGGGCTGATGTTAACGTGCAG AGCCGAGATGGGAAGAGTCCTCTTCACATGACAGCGGTTCATGGTCGTTTTACCCGCTCACAGACACTCATCCAGAACG GTGGAGAGATCGACAGCGTGGATAAGGACGGCAACACTCCGCTTCACATTGCCGCCCGCTACGGCCACGAACTCCTCATAAACACGCTCATCACTAGTGGAGCGGACTGCACAAG ACGAGGAGTCCATGGGATGTTTCCTCTCCACCTGGCGGCCTTGAACGCTCACTCCGACTGCTGCAGGAAGCTGCTGTCCTCAG GCTTCCAGATAGACACCCCGGACAGCCTCGGAAGAACATGCCTGCACGCAGCCGCTGCTGGAGG TAATGTGGACTGTGTCAAACTGCTGCTGAGCAGTGGGGGGGAACACAACCGCAGAGACAAATGTGGCAG GACTCCGCTTCATTATGCAGCAGCCAGCCGTCACTTTCAGTGTCTGGAGACCCTGGTAGCTTGTGGCATTGATATTAATGCGACCGACCAGTGGGGGCGCTCTGCCCTGCACTATGCTGCTGCCTCAGACCTGGACAGAAG GCGGCGTGTTGCCCTGGAGCCAGAGAGCGAGGGAGTGCAGgcagagagggagaaggaggcTGCGCT ATGTTTGGAGTTCCTGCTGCAGAGCGGAGCGACGGCCTCGGTCAAAGACAAACAGGGCTACAGTCCTGTCCATTACGCTGCCGCCTTCGGACACAGGCACTGTCTGGAACTG CTGCTGAACAGAGATGATGGACCTCAAGAAGAACCTGAGTCTCCTCATGCCAGGAGCCCTCTGCACCTCGCT GCATACCACGGCCATGCCCAGGCTCTGGAGGTCCTTCTACAGGGAGAGAGGGAGGTGGACCAGGCAGACGAGGCAGGACGGACCCCTCTGGCCCTGGCCGCCCTCCGGGGCCACACCGACTGCGTTCACACGCTCCTCAGCCAAGGGGCATCGCCACACTCTAGTGACCAGCAGTATGGCCGTTCACCTGTTCACCTGGCAG TGATGAACGGCCATACGACGTGTGTGCGCCTCCTGCTGGATGAATCGGACGGTGCGGAGCTCATTGATGCCGCTGACTCTCAGGGACA GACTCCTCTGATGCTGGCGGTGGCTGGAGGTCATGTCGACGCCGTGTCACTGCTGCTGGAGCGGGAAGCCAACGTCAACGTGGCTGACAGCCACGGCCTCACAGCCCTCCACCTCGGG CTGCTGTGCGGTCAGGAGGAGTGCATCCAGTGTCTGCTGGAGCAAGAGGCCTCAGTGTTGCTAGGAGACTCTCGGGGTCGCACCGCCATCCACCTGGCTGCTGCGCGAGGCCACGCCTCCTGGCTGAGCGAGCTTCTGAGCATCGCCTGCTCAGAGTCGCCCTCTCTGCCCCCACTAAGAGACCACGGCGGGTACACACCTCTGCACTGGGCCTGCTACTATG GCCATGAAGGGTGTGTGGAGGTTCTGCTGGAGCAGAAAGGCTGCCGGTGCATCGACGGCAATCCGTTCACTCCTCTACACTGTGCGGT GTTGAACGATCATGAGCCGTGTGCGtcgctgctgctggaggccaTGGGGTCGGACATCGCTGGATGCAGTGATGCTAAGGGCAG GACTCCTCTCCACGCCGCGGCGTTCAGCGGCCACGTAGACTGCATCCATCTGCTCTTTTCCCATGATGCACCTGTGGACACCGCAGACCAGTCAGGCCGCACTGCACTCATGATGGCAGCTGAGAAGGGCCGGGCCGAAGCTCTTG ACTTGCTGTTGACCAGCGCTAACGCCAACCTCAGTCTAACAGACAAAGATGGCAACACCGCCCTGCATCTGGCTTGCAGTAAT GGGAAAGAAGACTGTGCATTGTTGATCATGGAGAAGATGTCTGACTCTTCACTCATAAATGCCACAAATGCAGCGCTGCAAAC TCCGCTCCACCTGGCCGCCCGCAGCGGCCTGAAGAAGGCGGTCCAGGATTTGCTGTCCAGAGGAGCCAACGTCCAGACGGCCGATGAGAACG AAAGCAGGTGA
- the ankrd44 gene encoding serine/threonine-protein phosphatase 6 regulatory ankyrin repeat subunit B isoform X1: MAVLKLADQPPLIQAIFSGDPEEIRMLIYKSEDINALDPDKRTPLHAAAFLGDAEIIELLILSGARVNAKDNMWLTPLHRAVASRSEDAVRVLIRHSADVNARDKNWQTPLHVAAANNALRCAEVIIPLLSSVNVSDRGGRTALHHAALNGHTEMVNLLLAKGANINAFDKKDGRALHWAAFMGHLEVVRQLVSQGAEISCKDKRGYTPLHAAASSGQLPVVKHLLNLAVEIDEANAFGNTALHVACFNGQDAVVSELIDYGANVSQPNNKGFTPLHFAAASTHGALCLEFLVNNGADVNVQSRDGKSPLHMTAVHGRFTRSQTLIQNGGEIDSVDKDGNTPLHIAARYGHELLINTLITSGADCTRRGVHGMFPLHLAALNAHSDCCRKLLSSGFQIDTPDSLGRTCLHAAAAGGNVDCVKLLLSSGGEHNRRDKCGRTPLHYAAASRHFQCLETLVACGIDINATDQWGRSALHYAAASDLDRRRRVALEPESEGVQAEREKEAALCLEFLLQSGATASVKDKQGYSPVHYAAAFGHRHCLELLLNRDDGPQEEPESPHARSPLHLAAYHGHAQALEVLLQGEREVDQADEAGRTPLALAALRGHTDCVHTLLSQGASPHSSDQQYGRSPVHLAVMNGHTTCVRLLLDESDGAELIDAADSQGQTPLMLAVAGGHVDAVSLLLEREANVNVADSHGLTALHLGLLCGQEECIQCLLEQEASVLLGDSRGRTAIHLAAARGHASWLSELLSIACSESPSLPPLRDHGGYTPLHWACYYGHEGCVEVLLEQKGCRCIDGNPFTPLHCAVLNDHEPCASLLLEAMGSDIAGCSDAKGRTPLHAAAFSGHVDCIHLLFSHDAPVDTADQSGRTALMMAAEKGRAEALDLLLTSANANLSLTDKDGNTALHLACSNGKEDCALLIMEKMSDSSLINATNAALQTPLHLAARSGLKKAVQDLLSRGANVQTADENGLTPALACTPSREVADCLALILATMMPFCSPCSSGAPSPGSLLRQLPHQGGKGVAAGPRGPRSPRNPSGPSSEGTTENDSEDSETF, encoded by the exons GATCCAGATAAACGCACCCCGCTGCATGCGGCAGCATTCCTGGGAGATGCAGAGATCATCGAGCTCCTCATCCTCTCCG GGGCCAGAGTCAATGCCAAAGATAACATGTGGCTTACCCCTCTGCATCGCGCCGTGGCATCCCGCAGTGAG GACGCCGTGCGGGTTCTGATCCGACACTCTGCAGACGTGAACGCGCGGGACAAGAACTGGCAGACGCCGCTGCACGTCGCCGCCGCCAACAACGCTCTGAGGTGCGCCGAGGTCATCATCCCACTGCTGAGCAGCGTGAACGTGTCGGACCGCGGCGGGCGGACCGCGCTGCACCACGCCGCCCTCAACGGCCACACAGAG ATGGTGAACCTTCTGCTTGCTAAAGGAGCGAACATCAACGCCTTCGACAAGAAGGACGGCCGAGCGCTGCATTGGGCCGCTTTCATGG gtcaTTTGGAAGTAGTGCGTCAGCTGGTGAGTCAGGGTGCAGAGATCAGCTGTAAGGACAAGCGGGGGTACACGCCTCTTCACGCTGCAGCGTCCAGCGGACAGCTGCCCGTGGTCAAACATCTGCTCAACCTGGCGGTAGAG ATTGACGAGGCCAATGCCTTCGGCAACACGGCGCTCCACGTCGCCTGTTTCAACGGCCAGGACGCCGTCGTCAGTGAGCTGATCGACTACGGCGCCAACGTCAGCCAGCCCAACAACAAAGGCTTCACCCCGCTGCACTTCGCTGCTGCCTCCACACACGGAGCACTCTGTCTGGAGTTCCTGGTCAACAACGGGGCTGATGTTAACGTGCAG AGCCGAGATGGGAAGAGTCCTCTTCACATGACAGCGGTTCATGGTCGTTTTACCCGCTCACAGACACTCATCCAGAACG GTGGAGAGATCGACAGCGTGGATAAGGACGGCAACACTCCGCTTCACATTGCCGCCCGCTACGGCCACGAACTCCTCATAAACACGCTCATCACTAGTGGAGCGGACTGCACAAG ACGAGGAGTCCATGGGATGTTTCCTCTCCACCTGGCGGCCTTGAACGCTCACTCCGACTGCTGCAGGAAGCTGCTGTCCTCAG GCTTCCAGATAGACACCCCGGACAGCCTCGGAAGAACATGCCTGCACGCAGCCGCTGCTGGAGG TAATGTGGACTGTGTCAAACTGCTGCTGAGCAGTGGGGGGGAACACAACCGCAGAGACAAATGTGGCAG GACTCCGCTTCATTATGCAGCAGCCAGCCGTCACTTTCAGTGTCTGGAGACCCTGGTAGCTTGTGGCATTGATATTAATGCGACCGACCAGTGGGGGCGCTCTGCCCTGCACTATGCTGCTGCCTCAGACCTGGACAGAAG GCGGCGTGTTGCCCTGGAGCCAGAGAGCGAGGGAGTGCAGgcagagagggagaaggaggcTGCGCT ATGTTTGGAGTTCCTGCTGCAGAGCGGAGCGACGGCCTCGGTCAAAGACAAACAGGGCTACAGTCCTGTCCATTACGCTGCCGCCTTCGGACACAGGCACTGTCTGGAACTG CTGCTGAACAGAGATGATGGACCTCAAGAAGAACCTGAGTCTCCTCATGCCAGGAGCCCTCTGCACCTCGCT GCATACCACGGCCATGCCCAGGCTCTGGAGGTCCTTCTACAGGGAGAGAGGGAGGTGGACCAGGCAGACGAGGCAGGACGGACCCCTCTGGCCCTGGCCGCCCTCCGGGGCCACACCGACTGCGTTCACACGCTCCTCAGCCAAGGGGCATCGCCACACTCTAGTGACCAGCAGTATGGCCGTTCACCTGTTCACCTGGCAG TGATGAACGGCCATACGACGTGTGTGCGCCTCCTGCTGGATGAATCGGACGGTGCGGAGCTCATTGATGCCGCTGACTCTCAGGGACA GACTCCTCTGATGCTGGCGGTGGCTGGAGGTCATGTCGACGCCGTGTCACTGCTGCTGGAGCGGGAAGCCAACGTCAACGTGGCTGACAGCCACGGCCTCACAGCCCTCCACCTCGGG CTGCTGTGCGGTCAGGAGGAGTGCATCCAGTGTCTGCTGGAGCAAGAGGCCTCAGTGTTGCTAGGAGACTCTCGGGGTCGCACCGCCATCCACCTGGCTGCTGCGCGAGGCCACGCCTCCTGGCTGAGCGAGCTTCTGAGCATCGCCTGCTCAGAGTCGCCCTCTCTGCCCCCACTAAGAGACCACGGCGGGTACACACCTCTGCACTGGGCCTGCTACTATG GCCATGAAGGGTGTGTGGAGGTTCTGCTGGAGCAGAAAGGCTGCCGGTGCATCGACGGCAATCCGTTCACTCCTCTACACTGTGCGGT GTTGAACGATCATGAGCCGTGTGCGtcgctgctgctggaggccaTGGGGTCGGACATCGCTGGATGCAGTGATGCTAAGGGCAG GACTCCTCTCCACGCCGCGGCGTTCAGCGGCCACGTAGACTGCATCCATCTGCTCTTTTCCCATGATGCACCTGTGGACACCGCAGACCAGTCAGGCCGCACTGCACTCATGATGGCAGCTGAGAAGGGCCGGGCCGAAGCTCTTG ACTTGCTGTTGACCAGCGCTAACGCCAACCTCAGTCTAACAGACAAAGATGGCAACACCGCCCTGCATCTGGCTTGCAGTAAT GGGAAAGAAGACTGTGCATTGTTGATCATGGAGAAGATGTCTGACTCTTCACTCATAAATGCCACAAATGCAGCGCTGCAAAC TCCGCTCCACCTGGCCGCCCGCAGCGGCCTGAAGAAGGCGGTCCAGGATTTGCTGTCCAGAGGAGCCAACGTCCAGACGGCCGATGAGAACG GTCTGACCCCTGCTCTGGCTTGTACTCCTAGCAGAGAGGTGGCTGACTGTCTGGCTCTCATTCTGGCTACCATGATGCCTTTCTGCTCCCCTTGCAGCTCTGGAGCTCCCTCCCCAGGCTCCCTGCTGAGGCAGCTGCCCCACCAGGGGGGTAAAGGCGTTGCCGCCGGCCCTCGGGGACCCCGCAGCCCCAGGAACCCCTCGGGACCTTCCAGCGAGGGAACTACTGAGAACGACTCGGAGGACTCTGAAACGTTTTGA